Proteins from a genomic interval of Candidatus Aquicultor sp.:
- a CDS encoding ATP-binding protein, which translates to MSIKTSFLKRFEAPVTGLERNLFKQARLRLTLFYVAVIAVVLIVVSVVLYYSFSQDIQDEVNGEFSNEQAQTDFVARTITGLQSKIFVIDGAVIILVAGLGFWLAGKTMQPIQKTLAAQKRFVADASHELRTPLTIMKANLEVAMRGTASKGKSDAVLASNLEEVDRMNKIVEDLLVLSRIDNNQEQLQYSRIELSSLVVQSVETICKYAETKDTVIRNEIESPVYISGDHLKLEQAFLNILKNAIDYSGENGEVLIRAKQAGNQIQIAIQDNGIGIAPEDLPYVFDRFYRADKSRSRKLGGSGLGLSIVKWIIEQHRGTISAQSTPGIGTILTISLPLLTSS; encoded by the coding sequence ATGAGTATCAAGACAAGCTTCTTGAAACGATTCGAGGCGCCGGTTACCGGCTTAGAACGTAATTTGTTTAAACAGGCACGGTTGCGCTTAACGCTATTCTATGTGGCGGTAATTGCGGTAGTGTTGATTGTGGTAAGCGTTGTACTGTATTACAGCTTCTCACAGGACATACAAGACGAGGTAAACGGCGAGTTTTCAAATGAGCAAGCGCAAACAGATTTCGTTGCTAGAACGATTACCGGTCTACAAAGCAAGATTTTTGTCATAGACGGCGCTGTTATCATATTAGTCGCCGGTCTCGGATTCTGGTTGGCCGGGAAAACCATGCAACCCATACAGAAAACGCTTGCTGCTCAAAAGCGTTTTGTCGCAGATGCGTCGCACGAGCTTAGGACCCCGCTGACAATAATGAAAGCAAATCTTGAGGTTGCGATGCGTGGTACTGCGAGTAAGGGTAAGAGCGATGCTGTTCTTGCCAGCAACCTTGAAGAAGTGGATAGAATGAACAAGATCGTCGAAGACCTCCTAGTGCTTTCCCGTATCGATAACAACCAAGAGCAGCTGCAATATTCTAGAATTGAATTGTCTTCATTAGTAGTGCAAAGCGTAGAAACAATCTGCAAATATGCCGAGACAAAAGATACCGTAATACGGAACGAGATCGAAAGCCCGGTTTACATCTCCGGCGATCATCTCAAGTTGGAGCAGGCATTTCTTAACATCCTTAAGAACGCTATCGATTACTCCGGCGAAAACGGTGAAGTGCTGATTCGCGCAAAGCAAGCCGGTAACCAAATACAGATCGCGATTCAAGACAACGGGATAGGTATCGCCCCCGAAGACCTCCCATACGTTTTCGACAGATTCTACAGAGCGGATAAGTCGCGGTCGCGCAAGCTTGGTGGCAGCGGTTTAGGTTTGTCGATCGTCAAATGGATTATCGAACAACATCGCGGCACTATTTCTGCGCAAAGCACCCCAGGTATCGGGACGATTCTCACCATTTCATTACCTCTTCTCACGTCTTCATAG